The Hordeum vulgare subsp. vulgare chromosome 4H, MorexV3_pseudomolecules_assembly, whole genome shotgun sequence genomic interval GCgggcgcgagagagagagagagagcccaccGCACCGCACCGCACCGCAGCGCGTCTTCCTTTCTCCTCCTCGCTAAGCAACTCGCCTCACCTCAGCTCACATCATCCGGGGTAGTAGTGCCACTGCCACTGCCACACCACCACTAGTTAAACCGCCGCCTTGAGCCGGTCCGAGGGAAGCCAGGTGAGTGCGCAGCCACAAGGCAGCAGGTAGCCGTACGAGGAAGCGGGCACAAGGGACAAGAAGAGCTCGATCGGCGATGGCGctgcttcctcctcctctcctcctgctgGGGTTCTTGCTGCTCGTCCAGGCCCCTTCTGCTGGTATGGTTATGGTCTCCCGATCTTCGGCTCTGTCGGTTACGTCTGCATGCATCCGGTTCTTTCCTTTGCTCTCCGGGCAATCTGAAGAATTATGTTCCCTTCTTGCCGTTGAGGTGTTTGGACTTTGGAACCTTCTTCtcgctttcttttatcatttgttgttATGCTCTTTCGAGCTCTGTGCCAGTCGAGCACATCTGCACATGTCCAAACATTTGATTCCTTACTTCTTCCCTGCCACTGgaacatcatcatcaccatcatcataacCTCAAGGAGAAAACATAAATAAATATATCAAATCGTACTAGTGTaccttttcttcctcttcttcttcttcttcctggaaTGGAATTCAAATCGCAGGGTAACTAAATAAGTAGTAACTGACGTCCCTCTCGCGTAGGTTCTTCAGCCGAAAGTGGCGTCCGTCCTCTTCGTGTCGACATGGTTCCGTTTTCAGCTCGGGAGAGAATGTGGGCGACAGTGAAATGAACCTACTTACATCTGTAGAAAACAACGGCGTCTGCATTCTCAACCGAGCAACATAAACacctttttataaaaaatacatcCAATCATGCACGCGCACTCGTGATAAAATCGTAGTCGCTCATCGTGTCGTTGTAAAGCAGAACTTGTGAGGGTGACTTGCCGCGCCGTGCGTGCAGCGACACCGTGCGCCTGACACGGTTTATTTTGAATCCCGCAGAATTTCTCGCGCTCTTCACAAATTTACTTACGGTGCAGTAACGTTAGTAAGTACTGTAGATTTTGCCAAGTGCTATACTCCATCGTTTGTTGAGTTAACGCTGGTCACGTGTCTGCCCTGCAGCGCCGCAGACCTTCATCGGCATCAACTACGGCGACATCGCCGACAACCTGCCGCCGCCGGCGTCGACGGCGCGGCTCCTCAAGTCCACCACCATCGGCAAGGTGCGCCTCTACAGGACCGACCCGGCCGTGGTGGCCGCCTTCGCCGGCACGGGCATCTCGCTGCTCCTCGGCGCCGCCAACGGCGACATCCCCTCCTtcgcctcctcgccgtcggccgCGGCCGCCTGGGTCGCCGCGCACCTCCCGTCGTCCACGTCGCCCGCCGTCAACGGCATCTCTGTGGGCAACGAGGTGCTCTACTCCGGCGACGCCACGCTCATCTCGCAGCTGGTCCCGGCGCTGCAGAACATCTACGACGCCCTGCCGGCCAACTCCGGCATCAAGGTGTCGACCGTGAACGCCATGGACGTGCTGGCGTCGTCGGACCCGCCGTCGTCGGGCGCGTTCAAGCCGGAGCTGTCCGCCGCGCTGGACCCGCTCCTGGCCTTCCTCAGCAAGACGGGCTCACCGTTCCTCGTCAACCCCTACCCCTACTTCGCGTACCAGGACGACCCGCGGCCGGACACGCTGGCCTTCTGCCTCTTCCAGCCCAACGCCGGCCGGCCGGACGCCGGGTCCGGGCTGACCTACACAAGCATGTTCGACGCGCAGGTGGACGCCGTGCGCGCCGCGCTGGACGCCAAGGGGTACAAggacgtggaggtggtggtggccgaGACCGGGTGGCCGCACTCCGGCGGCACCGACGAGGCCGGCGCCTCCGTGGAGAACGCGCACGCCTTCGTCTCCAACCTCGTCTCCCACCTCCGGTCCATGGTCGGCACGCCGCGGATGCCCGGCAAGTCCGTCGACACCTACCTCTTCGCCGTGTACGACGAGGACCTCAAGCCCGGCAAGGCGTCGGAGAAGTCCTTCGGGCTGTTCCAGACCACGCTCACCGAGACGTACCCGACGGGGCTGCTGAGGAACGGCACCGCCGGCCTGGCGCCGGCTCCAGCACCGACCGtgcggccggcgagccccccgcCGGCGATACCGCAGGTGGGTCACACATCCATCGCTCTTGTGGTCACGTTTGTTTGAACTTTGAAGTTTCCTGTGAACTTACAGTGAGCTCTCGTCTCGCTTCCGCTGGTGCAGGTGACTCCGGTGCAGCCACAGCCAAGCGGGTCGGCAGCGGCGACGTCGCCGCCTCGTCATGCTCGTAGCGCTGCTGAATCGCCTCGCACCATCTCGGCGCTCCGTCTGCTTGCTTGTTTCTTGTTCATGTCTCTGATGGTCTGACCTTCCTTTTCTGTACCCAATCTCTGGAATGTGTGTCGACTGTCAAAGGCAACTTGTGTTGTGCTGGTATGTGGTTTCTTTTGCATTGTCCAATGGTGCGACTCAGAAATGACGTGAACAAATATATTTGTTTCATAATTAGTTGGCAGCGTCAGTTTGTTAAAGAAAGAAACAGCGTGCCAACATCAAAGACGACGCATGGGACAAACTGAGAGCCATATCATAAAAAGAATGATCAGCCAAACCATACAGAAGTTGCAGTTTGTTGGCGTACAAAAAGTAAATATACCAACCATGTGCAAGGAAAACATACAGGCCAGGCCGTACACACTGGGCAAATGAATGACAAGAGAAACAACAATCTGCAGGCAAAACCTAAGGCTTCAGAAGAAGTCGAACAAGAGCTACAACAACTCTCAGCATACCACCATCTCGAAAAAAAAAACAAGGCAAAGGCAGCATCGAACAAACAAAGAGCCACACAAAAAGAGGGACATATTATCCGATTTATTTATGCGCCGGAATGAGAAACTGGGGAGGTGGTGAACTGTCCGTCCTTGAAAAAATGGATGTACTGCTGCGGCAAAGGATGCTCCACCTGCAGCATAAGAACCACACA includes:
- the LOC123447595 gene encoding glucan endo-1,3-beta-glucosidase 7-like; translated protein: MALLPPPLLLLGFLLLVQAPSAAPQTFIGINYGDIADNLPPPASTARLLKSTTIGKVRLYRTDPAVVAAFAGTGISLLLGAANGDIPSFASSPSAAAAWVAAHLPSSTSPAVNGISVGNEVLYSGDATLISQLVPALQNIYDALPANSGIKVSTVNAMDVLASSDPPSSGAFKPELSAALDPLLAFLSKTGSPFLVNPYPYFAYQDDPRPDTLAFCLFQPNAGRPDAGSGLTYTSMFDAQVDAVRAALDAKGYKDVEVVVAETGWPHSGGTDEAGASVENAHAFVSNLVSHLRSMVGTPRMPGKSVDTYLFAVYDEDLKPGKASEKSFGLFQTTLTETYPTGLLRNGTAGLAPAPAPTVRPASPPPAIPQVTPVQPQPSGSAAATSPPRHARSAAESPRTISALRLLACFLFMSLMV